A stretch of the Campylobacter concisus genome encodes the following:
- a CDS encoding response regulator transcription factor has product MSKILNNLTILIVENEGDGKKIVQEVMRDKFEKVITAQNGDEGLKKFKKYNPNMVITDVFMPIMNGLDMAKSIKEISKDTPIIVFSTNSEKETLLKAIDVGIDKYVLKPIDLDDFLVTLENVAKNKIETANIIQVTNGYSFNKIKRVLIRDGVEISLTKKELAFISLLIKRLGTLVLHDEIKNVVWVGESVTEAAIRTFVKRVRDKVGSNFIKNVPGLGYKIDRRLS; this is encoded by the coding sequence ATGAGCAAGATTCTTAATAATCTAACTATTCTTATCGTTGAGAATGAGGGAGATGGTAAAAAAATAGTACAAGAAGTTATGCGAGATAAATTCGAAAAAGTTATCACTGCTCAAAATGGCGATGAAGGACTTAAGAAATTTAAAAAATATAATCCAAATATGGTTATAACAGACGTTTTTATGCCTATAATGAATGGCCTTGATATGGCTAAAAGCATTAAAGAAATTTCAAAAGATACACCTATTATAGTTTTTAGCACAAATAGTGAAAAAGAGACACTTCTAAAAGCGATAGATGTCGGTATTGATAAATACGTTTTAAAGCCGATTGATCTTGATGATTTTTTGGTTACGTTAGAAAATGTTGCTAAAAATAAGATAGAAACAGCAAATATTATTCAGGTTACAAATGGATATAGTTTTAATAAAATAAAACGTGTGCTTATTAGAGATGGTGTTGAAATTTCTCTTACAAAAAAAGAGCTTGCATTTATATCTTTACTCATAAAAAGACTTGGTACGCTTGTGCTTCACGATGAAATAAAAAATGTTGTTTGGGTTGGCGAGAGCGTGACAGAGGCTGCTATTAGGACCTTTGTTAAACGTGTTAGAGATAAAGTCGGTAGTAATTTTATAAAAAATGTTCCTGGACTTGGTTACAAAATAGATAGAAGACTCTCCTAG
- the ccoN gene encoding cytochrome-c oxidase, cbb3-type subunit I: MRPSQLLHYDYSVAKLFMFSTIFFGIVGMAIGVLVAFQLACPDLNYIAGEYSAFGRLRPLHTNGIIFGFMLSGIFATWYYIGQRVLKVSMSESPFLMFIGKLHFWLYILVMILAVVTLFMGESTSKEYAELEWPLDIAVVVVWVLWGVSIFGLIGIRREKTLYISVWYYIATFLGVAMLYLFNNMEIPTRLVSGYGSWLHSVSMYAGSNDALVQWWYGHNAVAFVFTVAIIAQIYYFLPKESGQPIFSYKLSLFSFWGLMFIYLWAGGHHLIYTAVPDWMQTMGSVFSIVLILPSWGSAINMLLTMKGEWTQLRESPLIKFMILASTFYMFSTLEGPILAIKSVNALAHYTDWVPGHVHDGALGWVGFMTMAALYHMTPRVFKREIYSKSLMEAQFWIQTTGIVLYFASMWIAGITQGMMWRATDSYGNLLYSFIDTVVVLIPYYYIRAIGGLLYLIGFLMFAYNIYKSTSAKAILAEPKSATPMGSAKANVEVM; encoded by the coding sequence ATGCGACCATCCCAGTTGCTACATTATGATTATAGTGTGGCAAAACTCTTTATGTTCTCCACGATATTTTTTGGTATTGTTGGTATGGCTATTGGTGTTTTGGTAGCTTTTCAGCTTGCCTGTCCTGATCTAAACTATATAGCTGGTGAGTATTCGGCATTTGGTAGATTGCGTCCTCTTCATACTAACGGTATCATTTTTGGTTTTATGCTCTCTGGTATATTTGCCACTTGGTATTACATAGGACAGCGTGTCCTAAAAGTATCAATGAGTGAATCTCCATTTTTGATGTTCATTGGTAAGCTTCATTTTTGGCTTTATATACTTGTTATGATTCTAGCTGTTGTGACACTTTTTATGGGCGAGAGTACGTCTAAGGAGTATGCCGAGCTTGAGTGGCCACTAGATATTGCTGTAGTAGTAGTCTGGGTGCTTTGGGGTGTTAGTATATTTGGACTTATTGGTATTCGCCGTGAGAAGACGCTTTACATCTCAGTTTGGTATTACATTGCTACATTTCTTGGCGTTGCTATGCTTTATCTATTTAATAACATGGAAATTCCAACAAGACTAGTTAGTGGATATGGCTCATGGCTACACTCAGTTTCGATGTATGCTGGCTCAAATGATGCTTTGGTTCAGTGGTGGTACGGTCACAACGCAGTTGCGTTTGTGTTTACAGTAGCGATCATCGCCCAAATTTATTATTTCTTACCAAAAGAGAGCGGACAGCCAATATTTTCTTATAAGCTTTCGTTATTTTCATTCTGGGGCCTTATGTTTATCTATCTTTGGGCTGGCGGTCACCACCTAATATATACTGCTGTGCCTGATTGGATGCAGACTATGGGTTCGGTTTTTTCTATTGTTTTGATTTTACCTTCTTGGGGTTCAGCTATTAATATGCTTCTTACAATGAAAGGCGAATGGACACAACTTCGCGAGAGCCCGCTTATTAAATTTATGATTCTAGCTTCAACTTTTTATATGTTTTCAACTCTTGAAGGCCCTATCTTAGCCATCAAATCTGTAAATGCACTGGCTCACTATACTGACTGGGTGCCAGGACACGTACATGATGGCGCACTTGGCTGGGTTGGTTTTATGACTATGGCAGCACTTTATCATATGACGCCACGTGTCTTTAAGCGCGAAATTTATTCAAAATCCTTAATGGAAGCTCAATTTTGGATACAAACAACAGGTATCGTTTTATACTTTGCTTCGATGTGGATTGCTGGTATTACGCAAGGTATGATGTGGAGAGCAACTGATAGCTATGGAAATTTACTCTACTCATTTATTGATACTGTTGTAGTACTTATACCTTATTATTACATTAGAGCTATTGGCGGACTTTTGTATTTGATTGGCTTTTTGATGTTTGCTTACAATATTTATAAATCAACTTCTGCTAAAGCTATTTTGGCAGAGCCAAAAAGTGCAACGCCTATGGGTAGTGCTAAAGCCAATGTGGAGGTGATGTGA
- the ccoO gene encoding cytochrome-c oxidase, cbb3-type subunit II yields MFAWLEKNPFFFAVCVFIVIAYAGVVEILPDFANRARPLEGTKPYTVLELAGKNIYIQNGCNTCHSQMIRPFKAETDRYGMYSLSGEFAYDRPHLWGSKRTGPDLMRVGNYRTTDWHENHMLNPASVVPGSIMPAYPFLFKKNADIETAYAEALTVKKVFNTPYDEKDMPALGTFEQANANVKEQAASIVESMKDEQVKSAFAKGEIRQIVALIAYLNSLK; encoded by the coding sequence ATGTTTGCTTGGTTAGAAAAAAATCCATTCTTTTTTGCAGTTTGCGTCTTTATCGTCATAGCTTACGCTGGCGTGGTAGAAATTTTACCTGACTTTGCAAATAGAGCTAGACCACTCGAGGGTACAAAGCCTTATACAGTTTTAGAGCTTGCCGGAAAAAATATATATATACAAAATGGTTGCAACACTTGTCACTCACAGATGATACGCCCGTTTAAAGCAGAGACTGATAGATACGGCATGTACTCGTTAAGCGGCGAATTTGCTTATGATCGCCCTCATCTTTGGGGTTCAAAAAGAACGGGCCCAGATCTTATGCGTGTGGGTAATTATAGAACGACAGATTGGCATGAAAATCATATGTTAAACCCAGCCTCAGTTGTGCCAGGCTCGATCATGCCAGCATATCCATTTTTATTTAAGAAAAATGCTGATATAGAGACTGCTTACGCTGAAGCGCTAACTGTTAAAAAGGTTTTTAACACACCTTATGATGAGAAAGATATGCCAGCTCTTGGCACTTTTGAGCAAGCAAATGCTAATGTAAAAGAGCAGGCTGCAAGTATCGTTGAAAGCATGAAAGATGAGCAAGTAAAAAGTGCCTTTGCAAAAGGTGAGATTCGCCAGATTGTGGCACTTATCGCCTATCTAAATAGCCTAAAATAG
- a CDS encoding cytochrome c oxidase, cbb3-type, CcoQ subunit gives MDIRELQAYGYFILTAFLAITLYAYFFHLYKSEKQGRRNYEKYSRLALDDEIGSKILEQKATKESVCNG, from the coding sequence ATGGATATTAGAGAACTTCAAGCTTATGGCTATTTTATTTTGACAGCATTCTTAGCTATCACTTTGTACGCTTATTTTTTTCATCTTTACAAAAGCGAAAAGCAAGGTAGAAGAAATTATGAGAAGTATTCAAGATTAGCCCTAGATGATGAGATCGGTAGTAAAATTTTAGAGCAAAAGGCTACAAAGGAGAGCGTATGCAATGGCTAA
- a CDS encoding cbb3-type cytochrome c oxidase N-terminal domain-containing protein, whose amino-acid sequence MQWLNLEDNINLLALIGAILIIVLTVVVAGKYVGQMKVKKDESVELSEHNWDGIGEYKNPVPFGWAVVFLLTLVWAIWYYLLGYPLNSYSQIGEYNKEVKEANAKFEKEYANPSKETLHAMGESVFLVQCSACHGITGDGIGGKAANLQIWGSEQGIIDTILNGSKGLDYPMGEMPAGLADADGAKAIAAYVAKEISAIKSTKNENLVAMGKELYAACAACHGDDGKGMDGMSADLSKYGSSEFIVDVLNRGKNGNIGVMPKFNDGRLNEIQQKAVGEYVISLSKGE is encoded by the coding sequence ATGCAATGGCTAAATTTAGAAGATAATATAAATTTACTTGCGTTAATAGGTGCCATCTTAATTATCGTACTAACTGTCGTTGTAGCTGGCAAGTATGTTGGTCAAATGAAAGTTAAAAAAGATGAAAGTGTAGAGCTTAGCGAGCACAACTGGGACGGAATAGGCGAGTATAAAAATCCAGTTCCATTTGGTTGGGCGGTAGTTTTTTTACTAACGCTTGTTTGGGCGATCTGGTATTATTTACTTGGTTATCCACTAAATTCTTACTCACAAATCGGTGAATATAATAAAGAGGTAAAAGAGGCAAACGCTAAATTTGAAAAAGAGTATGCAAACCCAAGCAAAGAAACGCTTCATGCTATGGGAGAGAGCGTATTTTTGGTGCAATGCTCAGCATGTCATGGCATCACAGGCGATGGCATTGGTGGCAAAGCTGCAAATTTACAAATTTGGGGTAGCGAACAAGGAATAATTGATACGATACTAAATGGCTCAAAGGGACTTGATTATCCTATGGGTGAGATGCCAGCAGGGCTAGCTGATGCTGATGGAGCAAAGGCTATCGCAGCTTATGTTGCAAAAGAGATAAGTGCTATAAAAAGTACAAAAAATGAAAATTTAGTAGCCATGGGAAAAGAGCTTTACGCAGCTTGTGCAGCTTGTCACGGAGATGATGGTAAAGGCATGGATGGTATGTCGGCTGACCTTAGTAAATATGGTTCAAGTGAGTTTATAGTGGATGTATTAAATCGTGGTAAAAACGGCAACATCGGTGTTATGCCTAAATTTAATGACGGCAGGCTAAACGAGATACAACAAAAAGCAGTTGGCGAATATGTCATATCGCTATCAAAGGGCGAATAA
- a CDS encoding DUF4006 family protein, whose product MENKNRNIFALNGISGYLVAVLLLLSILGVLTYIGIGLQKDVATKPYSLKDASSIEMKSVDNAKHVIIKE is encoded by the coding sequence ATGGAAAATAAAAATAGAAACATCTTTGCTTTAAATGGTATTAGCGGTTATTTGGTGGCAGTTTTGCTTTTGCTATCTATCCTTGGCGTACTTACTTATATTGGTATTGGCTTGCAAAAAGATGTAGCAACTAAGCCTTACTCATTAAAAGATGCAAGTAGCATTGAGATGAAGAGCGTTGATAACGCTAAACACGTCATTATAAAGGAGTAG
- a CDS encoding FixH family protein, whose product MDKKTFWPYAIVLSFIAIIIACAVTIIIALKHPVEMDSSYMQSYQNVDENITFIKESEKRFDGKFDLKFEPNFNVLNAKFKFHLTPKKGEISALKYEILLTRPQTNKENKILRASWHENDLVSEETSLKEGRWQLLLRLSDTNDTRYYKFDLNVTK is encoded by the coding sequence ATGGATAAAAAAACTTTTTGGCCTTATGCTATTGTGCTTAGTTTCATTGCTATCATTATCGCTTGTGCAGTAACGATCATTATAGCACTGAAACATCCAGTCGAGATGGATAGCTCCTATATGCAAAGCTACCAAAATGTCGATGAAAACATAACCTTTATCAAAGAGAGTGAAAAACGCTTTGATGGAAAATTTGATCTAAAATTTGAGCCAAATTTTAATGTCCTAAATGCTAAGTTTAAATTTCATCTAACTCCTAAAAAAGGAGAAATTTCAGCTTTAAAATATGAAATTTTACTCACTCGCCCACAGACAAATAAAGAAAATAAAATTTTAAGAGCTTCATGGCATGAAAATGATCTAGTAAGTGAAGAAACAAGCCTAAAAGAAGGCAGGTGGCAGCTACTTTTAAGGCTAAGTGACACTAATGATACAAGGTATTATAAATTTGACCTTAATGTCACAAAATGA
- a CDS encoding flavin reductase: MHKKLNRQGFYYGFPVLLATTKDKNANDDITVLSSSWTLGNTVVLGIGIENQGFKNIKNGSDITLNLCDEGLLEAVQKMEKLTGDSNVPEEKKNLGYTYEHDKFKVANLSKEPGINVKTVRIKECKIQIETVIEKIELKEWFSIVTCKITGIFVDENLLKDEKIDTQKWHPLIYKFKEYVGTCERLGLNFGFKEI, encoded by the coding sequence ATGCATAAAAAGTTAAACAGACAAGGTTTTTACTACGGCTTTCCGGTTTTGCTAGCCACCACAAAAGATAAAAATGCAAACGATGATATCACGGTGCTTTCATCTTCTTGGACGTTAGGAAATACAGTAGTGCTTGGCATAGGCATTGAAAATCAAGGCTTTAAAAATATCAAAAATGGTTCAGATATAACGCTAAATTTATGTGATGAAGGTCTGTTAGAAGCTGTGCAAAAAATGGAAAAACTAACTGGTGATAGTAACGTGCCAGAAGAAAAAAAGAATCTTGGCTACACCTACGAGCACGACAAATTTAAGGTAGCAAATCTCAGCAAAGAACCTGGCATAAATGTAAAAACCGTCAGGATAAAAGAGTGCAAGATACAGATAGAAACGGTTATAGAAAAGATAGAGTTAAAAGAGTGGTTTAGCATCGTTACTTGCAAGATTACAGGCATTTTTGTAGATGAAAATTTACTAAAAGATGAAAAGATAGATACGCAAAAATGGCATCCATTAATCTATAAATTTAAAGAATATGTCGGCACTTGCGAGCGTTTAGGATTAAATTTTGGATTTAAAGAGATTTGA
- a CDS encoding PD-(D/E)XK nuclease family protein: MHNLNQLFVFTNSRKIREFNASFNDELIPKSLSIAEFYKKVVYVDGRFEIDSTYALVLMNRACVSVKKANSVLKIPTEFFEFLKNNDYLFSFFKELAISKKSIAEIKFNDIYANFEEHLDILEAVLKEYEDLLDRESLYDDITLPKIYNVNEAYIKSFSEISLHIDGILSEFEWEILEKISKLTTLKIIFQTSVFNTKLINKIKQISAISEIENYKKYELNLKTNELICLENIKKFEPVLEKRFATRSLQCAYAMAKASEFVREGIKPENIAVILPDESFSEILRLHDKDKIFNYAMGESFKNTKFYEALFYITRAINEEARPVFDQSKCESYEELGFILNTLGVSEELFNKFKSSYFDLCDFAKFKELIDELLMLENEPKCEEKLALELFRIENLCRYFSFSLKQLSEIFLLNISRLSIDDVGGGKISVMGMLESRGMKFDGVIIVDFNDNFIPARSTNEMFLNSKVRQKAGLISYLERENLQRFYYESLINNAKKVAISCVLNEESIPSRFLKNFKTIKDEKFSDEAYLKLFLKGSTSLNLSDNEIILEHDFFTKPLSFSTLNLFLTCPRKYYYAKIAGIKGAKAIATEPGSKQGNSVHKALYEYYTSDFYRQKNTFDLAIFKEILAKQDFSSLELEIWSQKFKEYAEFENERLSAGFRVLECEKDIESSFCDAKIKGIIDRIDASPDGEPFILDYKTGEANANSLQLAFYEALYGSEVKSAYFALKNEPMLINSKKSVDDLKAEIENLKSINNTKINFERKSGACKFCEYAILCRREL, encoded by the coding sequence ATGCATAACCTAAACCAACTTTTTGTATTTACGAACTCGCGTAAGATTCGTGAATTTAATGCAAGTTTTAATGATGAGCTAATCCCAAAAAGCCTAAGTATCGCTGAGTTTTATAAAAAGGTAGTTTATGTAGATGGTAGGTTTGAGATTGATAGCACCTATGCTTTAGTGCTTATGAATAGAGCCTGTGTCAGCGTCAAAAAGGCAAACTCGGTTCTTAAAATTCCAACTGAGTTTTTTGAGTTTTTGAAAAATAATGACTATCTTTTTTCATTTTTTAAAGAGCTAGCTATTAGTAAAAAGAGTATTGCTGAGATCAAATTTAACGATATTTACGCTAACTTTGAGGAGCATTTAGACATACTTGAAGCGGTTTTAAAAGAGTATGAGGACTTGCTTGATAGAGAAAGTCTCTACGATGATATAACCTTGCCAAAAATTTATAATGTAAATGAAGCTTACATCAAAAGCTTTAGTGAAATTTCACTACACATAGATGGAATTTTAAGCGAGTTTGAGTGGGAAATTTTAGAGAAAATCTCAAAGCTAACTACGCTAAAAATTATCTTTCAAACCAGTGTTTTCAACACAAAGCTAATCAATAAAATAAAGCAAATTTCAGCTATTAGCGAGATTGAAAACTATAAAAAATATGAGCTAAATTTAAAGACAAATGAGCTAATTTGCTTAGAAAATATCAAAAAATTTGAGCCAGTTTTAGAGAAGCGATTTGCGACTAGAAGCCTGCAATGTGCCTACGCTATGGCAAAGGCGAGCGAGTTTGTGCGTGAGGGCATAAAGCCTGAAAACATCGCTGTTATATTGCCAGATGAGAGTTTTAGTGAAATTTTAAGGCTACATGATAAAGATAAAATTTTTAACTACGCTATGGGTGAGAGCTTTAAAAATACAAAATTTTATGAGGCGCTTTTTTACATTACAAGAGCGATAAACGAAGAGGCAAGACCGGTTTTTGATCAAAGTAAGTGTGAGAGCTACGAGGAGCTTGGCTTTATCTTGAACACACTTGGCGTAAGCGAAGAGCTTTTTAATAAATTTAAATCAAGCTATTTTGATCTTTGCGACTTTGCTAAATTTAAAGAGCTAATAGATGAGCTTTTAATGCTTGAAAATGAGCCAAAATGCGAAGAGAAGCTCGCGCTTGAGCTTTTTAGGATTGAAAATTTATGCAGATATTTTAGCTTTAGCCTAAAGCAACTAAGTGAAATTTTCTTGCTAAATATCTCGCGTCTTAGCATAGATGATGTGGGTGGCGGAAAGATTAGTGTCATGGGCATGCTTGAGAGCCGTGGAATGAAATTTGATGGTGTGATCATAGTTGATTTTAATGATAACTTCATCCCAGCAAGAAGCACAAACGAGATGTTTTTAAACTCAAAAGTGAGGCAAAAAGCGGGGCTTATAAGCTACCTTGAGCGTGAAAATTTGCAGAGATTTTACTATGAAAGTCTTATAAACAATGCCAAAAAGGTCGCCATAAGCTGTGTTTTAAACGAAGAGAGTATTCCTTCAAGATTTTTAAAAAATTTCAAAACAATAAAAGATGAGAAATTTAGTGACGAGGCGTATTTAAAATTATTTTTAAAAGGAAGTACAAGCCTAAATTTAAGCGATAATGAGATTATTTTGGAGCATGATTTTTTCACTAAACCGCTATCATTTTCGACGCTAAATCTATTTTTAACTTGCCCAAGAAAGTATTATTACGCAAAGATAGCTGGTATAAAAGGAGCAAAAGCCATAGCAACTGAGCCAGGATCTAAACAAGGAAATAGCGTGCATAAGGCGCTTTATGAATACTACACAAGTGATTTTTATAGACAAAAAAATACCTTTGATTTGGCTATTTTTAAAGAAATACTTGCAAAGCAAGATTTTTCTTCGCTTGAGCTTGAGATTTGGTCGCAGAAATTTAAAGAATACGCAGAGTTTGAAAATGAACGTTTAAGTGCTGGCTTTAGAGTGCTTGAGTGCGAAAAAGACATAGAGAGCAGTTTTTGTGATGCAAAGATAAAAGGCATTATCGATAGGATCGATGCTAGCCCTGATGGCGAACCTTTTATACTTGATTATAAAACTGGTGAGGCAAATGCGAACTCGCTTCAGCTTGCATTTTATGAAGCACTTTATGGTAGCGAGGTAAAAAGTGCTTATTTTGCTCTAAAGAATGAACCTATGCTTATTAACTCTAAAAAAAGCGTAGATGATCTAAAGGCCGAGATAGAAAATCTAAAGAGTATAAATAACACTAAGATAAATTTTGAAAGAAAAAGCGGAGCTTGTAAATTTTGCGAGTATGCCATACTTTGTAGGAGAGAGTTATGA
- a CDS encoding RecB-like helicase, producing the protein MKDFLALKASAGSGKTFALSVRYIALVLRGENINEIIALTFTKKAANEMKERIITTFLDLQNKKDELDKLCKELSLNQDEVIKRRDEKLDRFLQSELKIYTFDAFFSGILKKFSQNLGLSPDYSVQDSLQDLAWKKFVKEASKDQKLLSELALMMIISSQKEASFSQTLAKFYESFGGELKDSGASYPDDSKVRAAQKEINEHIALQNGASDTAKKTFIEQNLFELFKNKVFERESLDYRTFSKIYTSELDRLFNELKEAAKEYILEVERYRLSGFSKLLNVYKHSNLELNKEINALSFADINKLVFKLLVENFDKDVLYFRLDGRINHLLIDEFQDTNVIQYEIILPIITEIVSGYGQNGLGSFFYVGDTKQSIYKFRGGKKELFDKLGEKFEQILVENLPRNYRSLKALVKFNNAIFEEIYHRYGLSFEPQEPAKKDKELSYKVSGECPYFEAEEDDYGYLRVLSDEDIAGAAVSQVKELLVAGVNASEITVLCWKNSDISLISEVLSSEGIKSVNEGTLELKRTPFVAAIIEYAKFCLFSEEIYEKNVKALINTNPKRLKIKAEDSATKSLFYLAKNLYINMADVDILRLFELSSGYKNLSDFIFNLENFSSKISPKNADGVKIMTVHKSKGLEFAHVIVCDMMSKGRGDDSNFITEYNEKGEWIVKSRISGRENFDPEYAGVLEQIKELEKQENINKIYVAFTRATKSLIIVKQATPSGNSPSFFSFYTRSDKSEVSDYLDLKEFSFGKILPSKSEQKEATKDEKMPEILKIERQDVEAREQKTSGKNLEAIYFGLAFHYLLEMSEKFDENSLLKAKSLMLNKFYKFLSPDRLEDAFKRAKMLINEPKFLKCIKDKEIYKEQPFKVKNELKQMDLFCIGESEICVIDYKTTDKNIEENKKQVGEYKEALSKFYPKHSIIAVIFYALDGKISYIEV; encoded by the coding sequence ATGAAAGATTTTTTAGCCCTAAAAGCAAGTGCTGGAAGCGGAAAAACATTCGCTTTAAGCGTTCGTTATATCGCTTTGGTGCTTAGAGGCGAAAATATAAACGAGATCATCGCTCTAACCTTTACCAAAAAAGCGGCCAATGAGATGAAAGAGCGCATAATCACAACTTTTTTGGACTTGCAAAACAAAAAAGATGAGCTTGATAAGCTTTGTAAAGAGCTTAGTTTGAACCAAGATGAGGTCATAAAAAGACGCGATGAGAAGCTTGATAGGTTTTTGCAAAGTGAGCTAAAAATTTATACATTTGATGCATTTTTTTCCGGAATCCTAAAGAAATTTAGTCAAAATTTAGGGCTTAGTCCTGATTACAGCGTGCAAGATAGTCTGCAAGATTTGGCGTGGAAAAAATTTGTAAAAGAGGCAAGTAAAGATCAAAAGCTTCTTAGTGAGCTTGCACTCATGATGATAATCTCAAGCCAAAAAGAGGCGAGTTTTTCGCAGACTTTGGCTAAATTTTATGAGAGCTTTGGTGGTGAGCTAAAAGATAGTGGTGCAAGCTATCCAGATGATAGCAAGGTAAGAGCAGCGCAAAAGGAGATAAATGAGCATATAGCCTTGCAAAATGGTGCTAGTGATACGGCTAAAAAGACATTTATTGAGCAAAATTTGTTTGAGCTTTTTAAAAACAAGGTCTTTGAAAGAGAGAGCCTAGATTACCGCACTTTTAGCAAAATTTATACAAGTGAGCTTGATAGACTCTTTAACGAGCTAAAAGAGGCGGCAAAAGAGTATATTTTGGAGGTCGAAAGATACAGACTTAGCGGTTTTAGCAAGCTCTTAAATGTTTATAAACATTCAAATTTAGAGCTAAATAAAGAGATAAACGCTTTAAGTTTTGCTGATATAAATAAGCTGGTCTTTAAGCTTTTGGTTGAAAATTTTGATAAAGATGTGCTTTATTTTAGGCTTGATGGCCGCATAAATCACCTTTTGATAGATGAGTTTCAAGATACAAACGTGATCCAATATGAGATCATCTTGCCAATTATCACTGAGATCGTTTCAGGATACGGACAAAACGGGCTCGGGAGCTTTTTTTATGTTGGAGATACGAAGCAGAGTATCTATAAATTTAGGGGCGGTAAAAAAGAGCTTTTTGATAAGCTTGGAGAGAAATTTGAGCAAATTTTGGTAGAAAATTTGCCTCGCAACTATCGCAGTTTAAAGGCTTTGGTGAAATTTAATAATGCTATTTTTGAAGAAATTTATCATAGGTATGGGCTTAGCTTTGAGCCGCAAGAACCAGCTAAAAAAGATAAGGAGCTAAGCTACAAAGTAAGTGGCGAGTGTCCTTATTTTGAAGCCGAGGAAGATGACTATGGCTACTTGCGTGTGCTAAGTGACGAGGATATCGCGGGTGCGGCAGTTTCACAAGTAAAAGAGCTACTTGTTGCTGGCGTAAATGCAAGTGAGATAACTGTGCTTTGCTGGAAAAATAGTGACATCAGCCTCATCTCAGAGGTGCTTAGCAGTGAGGGAATAAAAAGCGTAAATGAAGGCACCTTGGAGCTAAAGCGAACACCGTTTGTTGCAGCGATCATCGAGTATGCAAAATTTTGTCTTTTTAGTGAAGAAATTTATGAAAAAAATGTAAAAGCACTCATAAACACAAATCCTAAAAGGCTAAAAATAAAAGCTGAAGATAGTGCGACAAAAAGCCTATTTTATCTAGCTAAAAATTTATACATAAATATGGCTGACGTTGATATTTTAAGGCTTTTTGAGTTAAGTAGTGGCTACAAAAATTTAAGCGATTTTATCTTTAATCTTGAAAATTTCAGCTCTAAAATCAGTCCTAAAAATGCTGACGGCGTAAAAATAATGACAGTTCATAAGTCAAAAGGGCTCGAGTTCGCTCACGTGATAGTTTGTGATATGATGAGTAAGGGTAGGGGTGATGACTCAAACTTTATAACAGAATATAACGAAAAAGGCGAGTGGATAGTAAAAAGTAGAATTTCTGGCAGAGAAAATTTTGACCCTGAGTATGCTGGTGTGTTAGAGCAAATAAAAGAGCTTGAAAAGCAAGAAAATATCAATAAAATTTACGTTGCTTTCACTAGAGCTACAAAGTCACTTATCATCGTTAAACAAGCTACTCCAAGTGGAAATAGCCCTAGCTTTTTTTCTTTTTATACTAGAAGTGATAAAAGCGAAGTAAGCGACTATCTTGATCTAAAAGAGTTTAGCTTTGGCAAAATTTTGCCTAGCAAGAGCGAGCAAAAAGAGGCTACAAAAGATGAAAAAATGCCTGAAATTTTAAAGATAGAAAGGCAAGATGTAGAGGCAAGAGAGCAAAAAACGAGCGGTAAAAATTTAGAGGCAATCTATTTTGGTTTAGCGTTTCACTATTTGCTTGAGATGAGTGAGAAATTTGATGAAAATTCGCTTTTAAAAGCTAAGAGTTTAATGCTAAATAAATTTTATAAATTTCTCTCACCTGATAGGCTTGAAGATGCCTTTAAACGGGCAAAAATGCTAATAAATGAGCCAAAATTTCTAAAGTGTATAAAAGATAAAGAAATTTACAAAGAGCAGCCATTTAAAGTAAAAAACGAACTAAAACAGATGGACTTATTTTGTATTGGAGAGAGCGAAATTTGCGTGATTGACTATAAAACGACAGATAAAAATATTGAGGAAAATAAAAAACAAGTTGGAGAATACAAAGAGGCATTAAGTAAATTTTATCCAAAACATAGTATAATCGCCGTCATCTTCTACGCTCTTGATGGAAAAATTTCATATATTGAAGTTTAA